A region of the Thermogladius calderae 1633 genome:
GTCTGAAGCCGCTACTCGGGTAGACCTTGTAGAGGTTACTCCACTTGAGTATAGGATACTCCTCGGGCAGCTTACTTCTGTCAGCTACTGTTACCCTGAACCTGATCTGCTCCTTCCTGATCCTAACGTTCTCCGCTGGCAGGTAGCCCTCCAGGTAGAAGTTGATACCGTTCCTAACGCCGTACGGCTTGCTCACTATACCGTACACCCCGGGCTCACCGTACAAGACCGCTACGTAGTCGCTCACGTAGTCGAGTATCATGAGGTCGTGTTCGACCACCATGACGTAGACCTTCGACGGGTTTAGGAACTCCCTGATAGCAGAGGCCACTCTTACCCTCTCTCTGACGTCCAAGTACGAGAAGGGCTCGTCGAAGAAGTACGCGTCGGCGTTCTTGACCAGGACAGCCGAAATAAGGAACTTTTGTAGCTCGCCGCCGCTAAGGTCTCTAACGTTCCTGTCCATAACCCCAGAGAGCCCCATCTTATCGGCGAGCTCCCTGAACAAACCTCTCTCGTCGGCCTTCTCTAGGAGTTCCCTGACACTTCCCTTCAGTACCCTTCTCGCCGCCTCTATGTACTGTGGTTTAACGGCGGCTCTAAGATTGCCGTTGGCGAGTTTTTGGAGATAGGCGTTTATCTCAGTACCTCGAAACGTCCTCAGTATCTCGTTCCAGTCGGGGGGGTTGGAGTAGTTCCCCAGGTTAGGCTTCACCTGGCCGGACAGTATCTTAACGCTCGTCGTCTTCCCGCTACCGTTCCTCCCGATAACCCCGAGTATCCCGCCGAGTGTTAGTGGTGGTAGCCCGTACAACTTGAACATGTTCTCGCCGTACCTGTGTACAGTAAACTTCTCCAGCTCGTCGGGTAGGTTCACAATGGAGAGAGCGTTAAACGGGCACTTCCTCACACATATACCGCACCCTATACACGTTACCTCGTTTATTACAACGTGTTTACCGTCCTGGCTCAGCTCTATAGCCTTTACTTTCTTGCCCCTGTTAACCGGGCAAAACCTTATACACTCCAGCGTGCACTTGTCGGGTTTGCAGAAGGCCCTGTCTACTATTGCTACTCTGACCAACGGCTCTCACCCTAATCGCTTATTAGCGAGTTAAGCATGATCCAAGTCTGATAGTAAGGAACACGGGTTTAATATGATGAGTGGTGACGGCTCGGATAAGTGAAGAGTCGCGCTAGTCTGACTCCTCTTCCTCGACTTCCTCCTCCCTCATGCTCTCGAGTAAAACCTCGTAGTACTCCTGTAACATCTCCCTCTCATCGGGCGTCAGAGCCGTGGCCTTAGCCTCGGTAGCCTTAGCTGTAATCGTCCTCTTACTGGAATCCACGACGTACTTGATACCGTACTTCTCGAGGTCTTTCTGCGAAGCCCTCTCTTCGTAGCCGCACCTAGGGCACTTCAATACGTAGTACTCCTCTTTTCCCTCTCTCTTCTTAATAGGCATCATTGTTGCGCCGCATCTAGGACAGAACTTGACCAAGCCTTACACCTAACGTTAGTTAATCTTCTATCACTTACTTAAGGAACCTTATTAAATGCTATCACCGGCAGTTGCGTTGGACTCCATCGAGCTGTTGCACGTACAGCACGCCCTCATTTTTACGACTTTCTCGCCGAACCGTTTTACTTAAATATCCTTACTCCACAAATACTTCTAAGACGTAAGGTGGAAGACATGTTGTGGCTCGAGGAAGAGTGGGAAGAGTGGGAGGAAGAAGAAGAGGAGTGGGAAGAGGAGGAGTGGGAAGAGGAGTGGTGAGCCTACAAGAGATCTAGCACAACAGCAACGTTTTTTACAATGTTCGTGATGTCCTTTGCGAAATCGGTCTCATGGATCTCGTAGTCCGAGCAGTTTGGGGGCCTAGGGAAACCACCTGTAGCCGCAACTATGAAATAACGCTCTGACTGCGAGTAGGAGACTCTAAGGTTCTCTAGTAGGTCCTTCAACTGCTTAAAGCCTGTAACCAGTGTAGCGAGTAGTAGACCCTTGTGCCTTATACGTGTGAGCAGGTTTTTGTTCATGTAGTAGTGCGCTACCCCTTGAATCAACTGTACGTCGCTCTCGATTAGTTTAGAAGGGATTAGAGCCACAGGTAGGTCTGGTGCTAGACCTAAGTCTTGGAGCTCTGCGTCTACGTCCTTGTTTTTCTTCCAGCATTGGTAGATCCGCGCTTCAAACTCCTTACCGAAATACCTAACTAGCAGGATACCGGGCTTTGGGGAGTAGACCTCGAATACCATTAACACAACCTAGGCTGAGCAAATAATACCGAAGTCTCTAGCCTGCTTTACGAGACAGGCTCTTCGACGGTTTCTACCCTCTTTTCTCTACTCCTTACAGCCACGAGGTGAGTTATGTAGCCTGCGATCTGGTTTCTCAGCTTTTTGGACCTTGTAGAGATGAGCTTCGACACAACTTGCTTATTGGACTCGAAGTCCCGTGTGAACAACTGAGGGTAGCTGTCCAGAAGCTGCCTAGCCACCCTCTTCACCAGCCTTATCCTGACTTTCCCCACGCTGAGCACCTCTCCTCAGGTACTGTCTAACAGGGAATACGTTAGGGTGTTTTAAATTTTAAAGCAAGAGCCGATGACCCTTTGAAACCCCGGCCAACCAGGGTGTTATACGCGATTCATTAATATTCACCGGGTTGCATAATGAAGTCCCGGTGTTCCGGTTTGAAAGGCAGAGTCAAGGACTTGAGTCTAGCCGAGCAGGGCAGGCTAAAGCTCGAGTGGGCAATGAAGCACATGCCTGTCCTGATGAGACTCAGAGAGGAGGGTAGGGATAAGAGACCCCTAGCAGGTCTGAGGATAGGAGCGGTTCTCCACGTTACCAAGGAGACCGGGGTTTTAATGATGGCCTTGAAAGACTCCGGTGCCGAGGAGGTGGTCTTGGCCGCCAGCAACCCGTTGTCCACACAAGACGACGTGGCGGCCGCTCTCGTAGAGTACGGCATAAGAGTGTACGCCTGGAGAGGCCAGTCTAGTGAAGAGTACTACTGGTGTATAAGGCAGGTGGCCGAGAGCAGACCGGACATTGTTCTAGAC
Encoded here:
- a CDS encoding ribosome biogenesis/translation initiation ATPase RLI, with the protein product MVRVAIVDRAFCKPDKCTLECIRFCPVNRGKKVKAIELSQDGKHVVINEVTCIGCGICVRKCPFNALSIVNLPDELEKFTVHRYGENMFKLYGLPPLTLGGILGVIGRNGSGKTTSVKILSGQVKPNLGNYSNPPDWNEILRTFRGTEINAYLQKLANGNLRAAVKPQYIEAARRVLKGSVRELLEKADERGLFRELADKMGLSGVMDRNVRDLSGGELQKFLISAVLVKNADAYFFDEPFSYLDVRERVRVASAIREFLNPSKVYVMVVEHDLMILDYVSDYVAVLYGEPGVYGIVSKPYGVRNGINFYLEGYLPAENVRIRKEQIRFRVTVADRSKLPEEYPILKWSNLYKVYPSSGFRLSVEEGEMHPGEVLGILGPNGIGKSTFINMLADVVKPDEGEILIGTDKISYKPQEVSPSIFRFETVKENLADASKDAVDPTSWLYDELTRRLGLNKMLDRKVTELSGGELQKLAVAVTLAREADVYLLDEPSAYLDVEERVSVARLIRRVVEEKRKAAIVVEHDLLFQNYVSDKIMVFTGKPSVEGVALRPSDIRTGFNNLLKQLDVTVRRDPETGRPRINKPGSYLDREQKTRGEYYLPD
- a CDS encoding 30S ribosomal protein S17e, translated to MGKVRIRLVKRVARQLLDSYPQLFTRDFESNKQVVSKLISTRSKKLRNQIAGYITHLVAVRSREKRVETVEEPVS